A single window of Maylandia zebra isolate NMK-2024a linkage group LG2, Mzebra_GT3a, whole genome shotgun sequence DNA harbors:
- the LOC105940428 gene encoding uncharacterized protein LOC105940428 isoform X1 codes for MSDILTRGFKAQLTTAMESISRRAVFEIMKIFENTLYDNQMELAQKGQEVTQLKIKLQTAELKLKELEDARGRQVKTNQIQTNPSQTEVEVVTETPGQSSEVPEIDFEVPDDWCSPLGYETVTKPDEVVCPSVRLRALSIPLCHITIPKDEGVRCDIDLNQRRKSARRSSRISNLIESKKTGLNMGKDVSSHSDPVEGVSQSLGKLKEEVKGQDGASVKHERAGSRPGLGSFTAQAPERSLAAGDEMQIDALTATQAKTKLSHWDQSSRGADHRPLQDQASAPFLSISQSGRCSPRPDPSLAQPGEWLPGLDTTRGGVSSLENLQADTTSCTGAASSSSGTDAPCFRPGFGSDETSNEDDDNSFPFLDQEPENQNSNQNAERGAQQDQSQAPPGESLWRPRDERGGRASMNNTRRVTNFGNRDPLRPQSNTQLLTLRHTNALSHNPASSGGNGRPYTCPYCTKCFTYPSHQRRHLLRHTGVRLHPCQFCEKSFLTPSELTVHTRTHTGERPFGCAQCGKRFARSGNLRAHQRDVHMGKRPFACTECGKRFAHRGNLRVHNHRVHQGDPYYMDNQQEPDIVPNPI; via the exons ATGTCTGACATTCTAACAAGAGGGTTCAAGGCCCAGCTGACCACAGCTATGGAATCTATTTCGAGGAGAGCCGTGTTTGAGATAATGAAGATTTTTGAAAACACATTGTATGACAATCAAATGGAGCTGGCACAGAAAGGACAAGAGGTCACCCAACTTAAAATAAAGCTGCAGACAGcagagctaaagctgaaagaaCTTGAGGATGCAAGAGGAAGACAGGTAAAGACGAATCAAATCCAGACGAATCCGTCGCAAACAGAGGTTGAAGTTGTCACTGAAACTCCAGGACAGTCTTCTGAGGTCCCTGAGATTGATTTTGAAG TACCCGATGACTGGTGTTCTCCTCTGGGCTACGAGACAGTGACCAAACCAGATGAAGTTGTGTGTCCCAGTGTACGACTACGGGCGTTGTCCATACCTCTGTGTCATATTACAATCCCCAAGGATGAG GGAGTTCGCTGTGACATTGACTTGAACCAGAGAAGAAAGAGTGCCAGGAGATCCAGTAGAA TTTCAAATTTAATAGAGAGCAAAAAAACAG GACTGAATATGGGAAAAGATGTCTCTTCTCATTCTGACCCAGTAGAAGGAGTCAGCCAGAGCCTTGGTAAACTGAaggaggaggtcaaaggtcaggatGGAGCTTCAGTAAAGCACGAG CGTGCTGGGTCACGGCCTGGCCTGGGGTCTTTCACAGCCCAAGCGCCAGAGAGAAGCCTCGCAGCTGGGGACGAGATGCAGATTGATGCCCTGACTGCTACACAAGCTAAGACAAAAT TATCTCACTGGGATCAGAGCAGTCGTGGTGCAGACCACAGACCCCTTCAGGATCAAGCCTCTGCCCCATTTCTCTCCATCTCCCAGAGTGGGCGCTGCTCCCCCAGACCTGACCCTAGCCTAGCTCAACCAGGTGAGTGGTTACCTGGGTTGGACACCACCCGAGGTGGGGTGTCCAGTCTGGAGAACCTACAGGCAGACACAACCAGCTGCACTGGTGCAGCTAGCAGCAGCTCTGGCACAGATGCGCCCTGCTTCAGGCCTGGTTTTGGCTCAGATGAGACCAGTAACGAAGATGATGACAACTCTTTCCCATTTCTGGACCAGGAGCCTGAGAACCAGAACTCCAACCAGAATGCAGAGAGGGGGGCCCAGCAGGATCAATCCCAAGCCCCACCTGGTGAGTCACTATGGAGACCAAGAGACGAAAGGGGTGGGAGAGCCTCCATGAATAACACCCGGCGAGTCACAAATTTTGGAAACAGAGACCCTCTCCGACCCCAGTCTAATACACAGCTGCTCACTTTACGACACACAAACGCTCTTAGCCACAATCCAGCTTCAAGTGGAGGGAACGGCCGACCTTACACCTGCCCATACTGCACAAAGTGTTTTACGTACCCCTCCCACCAGCGCAGACACCTTTTGCGCCACACAGGAGTCAGACTGCATCCCTGTCAGTTTTGTGAAAAGAGCTTCCTCACTCCCTCTGAGCTCACTGTGCACACTCGCACACATACAGGGGAGCGGCCTTTTGGCTGTGCTCAGTGTGGTAAACGTTTCGCCCGCAGCGGGAACCTGAGAGCGCACCAACGGGACGTTCACATGGGGAAGAGGCCCTTTGCTTGCACAGAGTGCGGAAAGAGATTTGCCCACAGGGGAAACCTTAGGGTGCACAATCACAGAGTCCACCAAGGAGATCCCTACTATATGGATAATCAGCAGGAGCCTGACATAGTCCCAAATCccatttaa
- the LOC105940428 gene encoding uncharacterized protein LOC105940428 isoform X2, which yields MSDILTRGFKAQLTTAMESISRRAVFEIMKIFENTLYDNQMELAQKGQEVTQLKIKLQTAELKLKELEDARGRQVKTNQIQTNPSQTEVEVVTETPGQSSEVPEIDFEVPDDWCSPLGYETVTKPDEVVCPSVRLRALSIPLCHITIPKDEGVRCDIDLNQRRKSARRSSRISNLIESKKTVEGVSQSLGKLKEEVKGQDGASVKHERAGSRPGLGSFTAQAPERSLAAGDEMQIDALTATQAKTKLSHWDQSSRGADHRPLQDQASAPFLSISQSGRCSPRPDPSLAQPGEWLPGLDTTRGGVSSLENLQADTTSCTGAASSSSGTDAPCFRPGFGSDETSNEDDDNSFPFLDQEPENQNSNQNAERGAQQDQSQAPPGESLWRPRDERGGRASMNNTRRVTNFGNRDPLRPQSNTQLLTLRHTNALSHNPASSGGNGRPYTCPYCTKCFTYPSHQRRHLLRHTGVRLHPCQFCEKSFLTPSELTVHTRTHTGERPFGCAQCGKRFARSGNLRAHQRDVHMGKRPFACTECGKRFAHRGNLRVHNHRVHQGDPYYMDNQQEPDIVPNPI from the exons ATGTCTGACATTCTAACAAGAGGGTTCAAGGCCCAGCTGACCACAGCTATGGAATCTATTTCGAGGAGAGCCGTGTTTGAGATAATGAAGATTTTTGAAAACACATTGTATGACAATCAAATGGAGCTGGCACAGAAAGGACAAGAGGTCACCCAACTTAAAATAAAGCTGCAGACAGcagagctaaagctgaaagaaCTTGAGGATGCAAGAGGAAGACAGGTAAAGACGAATCAAATCCAGACGAATCCGTCGCAAACAGAGGTTGAAGTTGTCACTGAAACTCCAGGACAGTCTTCTGAGGTCCCTGAGATTGATTTTGAAG TACCCGATGACTGGTGTTCTCCTCTGGGCTACGAGACAGTGACCAAACCAGATGAAGTTGTGTGTCCCAGTGTACGACTACGGGCGTTGTCCATACCTCTGTGTCATATTACAATCCCCAAGGATGAG GGAGTTCGCTGTGACATTGACTTGAACCAGAGAAGAAAGAGTGCCAGGAGATCCAGTAGAA TTTCAAATTTAATAGAGAGCAAAAAAACAG TAGAAGGAGTCAGCCAGAGCCTTGGTAAACTGAaggaggaggtcaaaggtcaggatGGAGCTTCAGTAAAGCACGAG CGTGCTGGGTCACGGCCTGGCCTGGGGTCTTTCACAGCCCAAGCGCCAGAGAGAAGCCTCGCAGCTGGGGACGAGATGCAGATTGATGCCCTGACTGCTACACAAGCTAAGACAAAAT TATCTCACTGGGATCAGAGCAGTCGTGGTGCAGACCACAGACCCCTTCAGGATCAAGCCTCTGCCCCATTTCTCTCCATCTCCCAGAGTGGGCGCTGCTCCCCCAGACCTGACCCTAGCCTAGCTCAACCAGGTGAGTGGTTACCTGGGTTGGACACCACCCGAGGTGGGGTGTCCAGTCTGGAGAACCTACAGGCAGACACAACCAGCTGCACTGGTGCAGCTAGCAGCAGCTCTGGCACAGATGCGCCCTGCTTCAGGCCTGGTTTTGGCTCAGATGAGACCAGTAACGAAGATGATGACAACTCTTTCCCATTTCTGGACCAGGAGCCTGAGAACCAGAACTCCAACCAGAATGCAGAGAGGGGGGCCCAGCAGGATCAATCCCAAGCCCCACCTGGTGAGTCACTATGGAGACCAAGAGACGAAAGGGGTGGGAGAGCCTCCATGAATAACACCCGGCGAGTCACAAATTTTGGAAACAGAGACCCTCTCCGACCCCAGTCTAATACACAGCTGCTCACTTTACGACACACAAACGCTCTTAGCCACAATCCAGCTTCAAGTGGAGGGAACGGCCGACCTTACACCTGCCCATACTGCACAAAGTGTTTTACGTACCCCTCCCACCAGCGCAGACACCTTTTGCGCCACACAGGAGTCAGACTGCATCCCTGTCAGTTTTGTGAAAAGAGCTTCCTCACTCCCTCTGAGCTCACTGTGCACACTCGCACACATACAGGGGAGCGGCCTTTTGGCTGTGCTCAGTGTGGTAAACGTTTCGCCCGCAGCGGGAACCTGAGAGCGCACCAACGGGACGTTCACATGGGGAAGAGGCCCTTTGCTTGCACAGAGTGCGGAAAGAGATTTGCCCACAGGGGAAACCTTAGGGTGCACAATCACAGAGTCCACCAAGGAGATCCCTACTATATGGATAATCAGCAGGAGCCTGACATAGTCCCAAATCccatttaa
- the LOC105940428 gene encoding uncharacterized protein LOC105940428 isoform X3, with translation MAVHRCHGRVYSGSHVVRLLPLEANHRRKQQWQPAVVIKTASTKQRTMESVRSAFHAQLATVMDSLLAAAVCEIAKIFESSLCEQQAELAQKTEELSILRCKLEKVERRQKAKGGGSEEGEMSSGDREGSLRQQTLTGSGLNMGKDVSSHSDPVEGVSQSLGKLKEEVKGQDGASVKHERAGSRPGLGSFTAQAPERSLAAGDEMQIDALTATQAKTKLSHWDQSSRGADHRPLQDQASAPFLSISQSGRCSPRPDPSLAQPGEWLPGLDTTRGGVSSLENLQADTTSCTGAASSSSGTDAPCFRPGFGSDETSNEDDDNSFPFLDQEPENQNSNQNAERGAQQDQSQAPPGESLWRPRDERGGRASMNNTRRVTNFGNRDPLRPQSNTQLLTLRHTNALSHNPASSGGNGRPYTCPYCTKCFTYPSHQRRHLLRHTGVRLHPCQFCEKSFLTPSELTVHTRTHTGERPFGCAQCGKRFARSGNLRAHQRDVHMGKRPFACTECGKRFAHRGNLRVHNHRVHQGDPYYMDNQQEPDIVPNPI, from the exons ATGGCAGTTCATAGATGCCACGGCAGAGTGTATAGCGGTAGCCACGTCGTCCGTCTACTCCCTCTGGAGGCAAACCACAGAAGAAAACAGCAGTGGCAACCAGCTGTTGTCATTAAAACAGCATCCACAAAACAAAGGACAATGGAGTCTGTGAGGAGCGCTTTCCATGCTCAGCTGGCCACCGTCATGGACTCACTGctggcagcagctgtgtgcgAGATAGCCAAGATCTTTGAGAGCAGCCTGTGTGAACAGCAGGCGGAGCTGGCGCAGAAAACCGAGGAGCTCTCCATCCTCCGGTGTAAGCTGGAGAAAGTGGAGAGGAGGCAGAAGGCAAAGGGTGGAGGGAGCGAGGAAGGAGAGATGTCCTCAGGAGACAGAGAGGGCAGCTTGAGGCAACAGACCCTGACAGGATCAG GACTGAATATGGGAAAAGATGTCTCTTCTCATTCTGACCCAGTAGAAGGAGTCAGCCAGAGCCTTGGTAAACTGAaggaggaggtcaaaggtcaggatGGAGCTTCAGTAAAGCACGAG CGTGCTGGGTCACGGCCTGGCCTGGGGTCTTTCACAGCCCAAGCGCCAGAGAGAAGCCTCGCAGCTGGGGACGAGATGCAGATTGATGCCCTGACTGCTACACAAGCTAAGACAAAAT TATCTCACTGGGATCAGAGCAGTCGTGGTGCAGACCACAGACCCCTTCAGGATCAAGCCTCTGCCCCATTTCTCTCCATCTCCCAGAGTGGGCGCTGCTCCCCCAGACCTGACCCTAGCCTAGCTCAACCAGGTGAGTGGTTACCTGGGTTGGACACCACCCGAGGTGGGGTGTCCAGTCTGGAGAACCTACAGGCAGACACAACCAGCTGCACTGGTGCAGCTAGCAGCAGCTCTGGCACAGATGCGCCCTGCTTCAGGCCTGGTTTTGGCTCAGATGAGACCAGTAACGAAGATGATGACAACTCTTTCCCATTTCTGGACCAGGAGCCTGAGAACCAGAACTCCAACCAGAATGCAGAGAGGGGGGCCCAGCAGGATCAATCCCAAGCCCCACCTGGTGAGTCACTATGGAGACCAAGAGACGAAAGGGGTGGGAGAGCCTCCATGAATAACACCCGGCGAGTCACAAATTTTGGAAACAGAGACCCTCTCCGACCCCAGTCTAATACACAGCTGCTCACTTTACGACACACAAACGCTCTTAGCCACAATCCAGCTTCAAGTGGAGGGAACGGCCGACCTTACACCTGCCCATACTGCACAAAGTGTTTTACGTACCCCTCCCACCAGCGCAGACACCTTTTGCGCCACACAGGAGTCAGACTGCATCCCTGTCAGTTTTGTGAAAAGAGCTTCCTCACTCCCTCTGAGCTCACTGTGCACACTCGCACACATACAGGGGAGCGGCCTTTTGGCTGTGCTCAGTGTGGTAAACGTTTCGCCCGCAGCGGGAACCTGAGAGCGCACCAACGGGACGTTCACATGGGGAAGAGGCCCTTTGCTTGCACAGAGTGCGGAAAGAGATTTGCCCACAGGGGAAACCTTAGGGTGCACAATCACAGAGTCCACCAAGGAGATCCCTACTATATGGATAATCAGCAGGAGCCTGACATAGTCCCAAATCccatttaa
- the LOC105940428 gene encoding uncharacterized protein LOC105940428 isoform X5 has translation MAVHRCHGRVYSGSHVVRLLPLEANHRRKQQWQPAVVIKTASTKQRTMESVRSAFHAQLATVMDSLLAAAVCEIAKIFESSLCEQQAELAQKTEELSILRCKLEKVERRQKAKGGGSEEGEMSSGDREGSLRQQTLTGSVEGVSQSLGKLKEEVKGQDGASVKHERAGSRPGLGSFTAQAPERSLAAGDEMQIDALTATQAKTKLSHWDQSSRGADHRPLQDQASAPFLSISQSGRCSPRPDPSLAQPGEWLPGLDTTRGGVSSLENLQADTTSCTGAASSSSGTDAPCFRPGFGSDETSNEDDDNSFPFLDQEPENQNSNQNAERGAQQDQSQAPPGESLWRPRDERGGRASMNNTRRVTNFGNRDPLRPQSNTQLLTLRHTNALSHNPASSGGNGRPYTCPYCTKCFTYPSHQRRHLLRHTGVRLHPCQFCEKSFLTPSELTVHTRTHTGERPFGCAQCGKRFARSGNLRAHQRDVHMGKRPFACTECGKRFAHRGNLRVHNHRVHQGDPYYMDNQQEPDIVPNPI, from the exons ATGGCAGTTCATAGATGCCACGGCAGAGTGTATAGCGGTAGCCACGTCGTCCGTCTACTCCCTCTGGAGGCAAACCACAGAAGAAAACAGCAGTGGCAACCAGCTGTTGTCATTAAAACAGCATCCACAAAACAAAGGACAATGGAGTCTGTGAGGAGCGCTTTCCATGCTCAGCTGGCCACCGTCATGGACTCACTGctggcagcagctgtgtgcgAGATAGCCAAGATCTTTGAGAGCAGCCTGTGTGAACAGCAGGCGGAGCTGGCGCAGAAAACCGAGGAGCTCTCCATCCTCCGGTGTAAGCTGGAGAAAGTGGAGAGGAGGCAGAAGGCAAAGGGTGGAGGGAGCGAGGAAGGAGAGATGTCCTCAGGAGACAGAGAGGGCAGCTTGAGGCAACAGACCCTGACAGGATCAG TAGAAGGAGTCAGCCAGAGCCTTGGTAAACTGAaggaggaggtcaaaggtcaggatGGAGCTTCAGTAAAGCACGAG CGTGCTGGGTCACGGCCTGGCCTGGGGTCTTTCACAGCCCAAGCGCCAGAGAGAAGCCTCGCAGCTGGGGACGAGATGCAGATTGATGCCCTGACTGCTACACAAGCTAAGACAAAAT TATCTCACTGGGATCAGAGCAGTCGTGGTGCAGACCACAGACCCCTTCAGGATCAAGCCTCTGCCCCATTTCTCTCCATCTCCCAGAGTGGGCGCTGCTCCCCCAGACCTGACCCTAGCCTAGCTCAACCAGGTGAGTGGTTACCTGGGTTGGACACCACCCGAGGTGGGGTGTCCAGTCTGGAGAACCTACAGGCAGACACAACCAGCTGCACTGGTGCAGCTAGCAGCAGCTCTGGCACAGATGCGCCCTGCTTCAGGCCTGGTTTTGGCTCAGATGAGACCAGTAACGAAGATGATGACAACTCTTTCCCATTTCTGGACCAGGAGCCTGAGAACCAGAACTCCAACCAGAATGCAGAGAGGGGGGCCCAGCAGGATCAATCCCAAGCCCCACCTGGTGAGTCACTATGGAGACCAAGAGACGAAAGGGGTGGGAGAGCCTCCATGAATAACACCCGGCGAGTCACAAATTTTGGAAACAGAGACCCTCTCCGACCCCAGTCTAATACACAGCTGCTCACTTTACGACACACAAACGCTCTTAGCCACAATCCAGCTTCAAGTGGAGGGAACGGCCGACCTTACACCTGCCCATACTGCACAAAGTGTTTTACGTACCCCTCCCACCAGCGCAGACACCTTTTGCGCCACACAGGAGTCAGACTGCATCCCTGTCAGTTTTGTGAAAAGAGCTTCCTCACTCCCTCTGAGCTCACTGTGCACACTCGCACACATACAGGGGAGCGGCCTTTTGGCTGTGCTCAGTGTGGTAAACGTTTCGCCCGCAGCGGGAACCTGAGAGCGCACCAACGGGACGTTCACATGGGGAAGAGGCCCTTTGCTTGCACAGAGTGCGGAAAGAGATTTGCCCACAGGGGAAACCTTAGGGTGCACAATCACAGAGTCCACCAAGGAGATCCCTACTATATGGATAATCAGCAGGAGCCTGACATAGTCCCAAATCccatttaa
- the LOC105940428 gene encoding uncharacterized protein LOC105940428 isoform X6 — protein MSDILTRGFKAQLTTAMESISRRAVFEIMKIFENTLYDNQMELAQKGQEVTQLKIKLQTAELKLKELEDARGRQVKTNQIQTNPSQTEVEVVTETPGQSSEVPEIDFEVPDDWCSPLGYETVTKPDEVVCPSVRLRALSIPLCHITIPKDEGVRCDIDLNQRRKSARRSSRISNLIESKKTGLNMGKDVSSHSDPVEGVSQSLGKLKEEVKGQDGASVKHERAGSRPGLGSFTAQAPERSLAAGDEMQIDALTATQAKTKLSHWDQSSRGADHRPLQDQASAPFLSISQSGRCSPRPDPSLAQPGA, from the exons ATGTCTGACATTCTAACAAGAGGGTTCAAGGCCCAGCTGACCACAGCTATGGAATCTATTTCGAGGAGAGCCGTGTTTGAGATAATGAAGATTTTTGAAAACACATTGTATGACAATCAAATGGAGCTGGCACAGAAAGGACAAGAGGTCACCCAACTTAAAATAAAGCTGCAGACAGcagagctaaagctgaaagaaCTTGAGGATGCAAGAGGAAGACAGGTAAAGACGAATCAAATCCAGACGAATCCGTCGCAAACAGAGGTTGAAGTTGTCACTGAAACTCCAGGACAGTCTTCTGAGGTCCCTGAGATTGATTTTGAAG TACCCGATGACTGGTGTTCTCCTCTGGGCTACGAGACAGTGACCAAACCAGATGAAGTTGTGTGTCCCAGTGTACGACTACGGGCGTTGTCCATACCTCTGTGTCATATTACAATCCCCAAGGATGAG GGAGTTCGCTGTGACATTGACTTGAACCAGAGAAGAAAGAGTGCCAGGAGATCCAGTAGAA TTTCAAATTTAATAGAGAGCAAAAAAACAG GACTGAATATGGGAAAAGATGTCTCTTCTCATTCTGACCCAGTAGAAGGAGTCAGCCAGAGCCTTGGTAAACTGAaggaggaggtcaaaggtcaggatGGAGCTTCAGTAAAGCACGAG CGTGCTGGGTCACGGCCTGGCCTGGGGTCTTTCACAGCCCAAGCGCCAGAGAGAAGCCTCGCAGCTGGGGACGAGATGCAGATTGATGCCCTGACTGCTACACAAGCTAAGACAAAAT TATCTCACTGGGATCAGAGCAGTCGTGGTGCAGACCACAGACCCCTTCAGGATCAAGCCTCTGCCCCATTTCTCTCCATCTCCCAGAGTGGGCGCTGCTCCCCCAGACCTGACCCTAGCCTAGCTCAACCAG GAGCCTGA
- the LOC105940428 gene encoding uncharacterized protein LOC105940428 isoform X4, translating into MSDILTRGFKAQLTTAMESISRRAVFEIMKIFENTLYDNQMELAQKGQEVTQLKIKLQTAELKLKELEDARGRQVKTNQIQTNPSQTEVEVVTETPGQSSEVPEIDFEVPDDWCSPLGYETVTKPDEVVCPSVRLRALSIPLCHITIPKDEGVRCDIDLNQRRKSARRSSRISNLIESKKTEEYPDLIALGHHRRRRRKLTGQKQENEVKSRRGERKTASTESTSKEHETMESGSKNAYSCKICKKVFDTEFGRDVHVRSHKTCRGCKKIFPFPSTLRHHKRNCAKLKKLLAASSEGKPADKRENRTASKKQAVSEERTRSSSSNNNKEGNKNAGRYPCTHCSKSFDFRFKLIEHMRIHTGEKPYSCSICQKTFRIAQSLRLHMVKRHNDQNTEINGDLYWTKPLEEIEENTGGSVSPRKHTSEEIVQNKERLQSKKSSRWQTMGVRHNRGFMCLSCHKVLRSKIILIEHYRIHTGEKPLKCDRCPEMFRTNAQLYVHKKKCHSPPAAIQCKKCGKQLPSQEVYDKHVSKCKN; encoded by the exons ATGTCTGACATTCTAACAAGAGGGTTCAAGGCCCAGCTGACCACAGCTATGGAATCTATTTCGAGGAGAGCCGTGTTTGAGATAATGAAGATTTTTGAAAACACATTGTATGACAATCAAATGGAGCTGGCACAGAAAGGACAAGAGGTCACCCAACTTAAAATAAAGCTGCAGACAGcagagctaaagctgaaagaaCTTGAGGATGCAAGAGGAAGACAGGTAAAGACGAATCAAATCCAGACGAATCCGTCGCAAACAGAGGTTGAAGTTGTCACTGAAACTCCAGGACAGTCTTCTGAGGTCCCTGAGATTGATTTTGAAG TACCCGATGACTGGTGTTCTCCTCTGGGCTACGAGACAGTGACCAAACCAGATGAAGTTGTGTGTCCCAGTGTACGACTACGGGCGTTGTCCATACCTCTGTGTCATATTACAATCCCCAAGGATGAG GGAGTTCGCTGTGACATTGACTTGAACCAGAGAAGAAAGAGTGCCAGGAGATCCAGTAGAA TTTCAAATTTAATAGAGAGCAAAAAAACAG AGGAATATCCGGACCTAATTGCTTTGGGACATCATAGACGAAGGAGGAGAAAATTAACAGGACAAAAGCAAGAAAATGAAGTGAAGAGCAGaagaggggaaagaaaaactgcatCAACTGAGTCCACGTCCAAAGAACATGAAACAATGGAAAGTGGCAGCAAAAATGCTTACTCCTGCAAGATTTGCAAAAAAGTTTTCGATACAGAATTTGGCCGAGATGTGCACGTACGATCACACAAGACGTGTCGAGGCTGCAAGAAAATCTTCCCATTTCCGAGCACACTGAGACATCATAAACGTAATTGTGCAAAACTCAAGAAATTGTTGGCAGCCAGCTCTGAAGGCAAACCAGCTGATAAAAGAGAAAACCGTACGGCAAGCAAAAAACAGGCCGTCAGTGAAGAGCGCACCCGTTCCTCAAGCAGCAACAACAATAAGGAGGGAAATAAAAACGCGGGAAGGTACCCCTGCACGCACTGCAGCAAGTCATTTGATTTTCGGTTCAAGCTAATAGAGCACATGCGGATTCATACTGGTGAAAAGCCGTATTCATGCAGCATTTGTCAAAAGACGTTCCGCATTGCTCAGTCACTCAGATTGCACATGGTGAAAAGACACAACGACCAAAACACGGAAATAAATGGAGACCTATATTGGACCAAACCTTTAGAAGAGATCGAAGAGAACACAGGGGGTTCAGTTTCTCCCCGCAAACACACGAGTGAGGAAATTGTGCAAAACAAAGAAAGGCTTCAGTCAAAGAAAAGCTCCAGATGGCAAACAATGGGCGTGCGGCACAATCGTGGCTTCATGTGCTTATCCTGTCACAAGGTGTTGAGGAGCAAAATAATCTTGATTGAACACTATCgcatccacacaggagagaaaccccTAAAATGCGACAGGTGTCCTGAGATGTTTCGTACTAATGCGCAGCTTTACGTGCACAAAAAGAAGTGCCACTCTCCACCGGCAGCTATCCAGTGCAAGAAGTGTGGGAAACAATTACCCTCACAAGAAGTTTATGACAAGCATGTGTCTAAATGTAAAAATTAG
- the mif gene encoding macrophage migration inhibitory factor: MPMFVVNTNVARGDVPAALLSEATEELAKAMGKPAQYVSVHINPDQMMMFGGKGDPCALCFLYSIGKISGAANRQYSKLLCGLLNKHLGISPERMYINFMDMEAANVAWNSTTFG; encoded by the exons ATGCCGATGTTTGTAGTGAACACCAATGTTGCCAGAGGTGATGTACCGGCAGCTCTCCTGTCCGAGGCTACAGAGGAGCTGGCCAAAGCTATGGGAAAACCTGCACAG TACGTATCTGTGCACATCAACCCTGACCAAATGATGATGTTTGGAGGGAAGGGAGACCCCTGCGCACTCTGCTTCCTCTACAGCATTGGCAAGATCAGTGGTGCTGCCAACAGGCAATACTCTAAACTGCTGTGTGGACTGCTCAACAAACACCTGGGCATCTCTCCTGAAAG GATGTATATTAACTTTATGGACATGGAAGCAGCCAATGTGGCCTGGAACAGCACAACCTTTGGCTGA